A single Anopheles arabiensis isolate DONGOLA chromosome 2, AaraD3, whole genome shotgun sequence DNA region contains:
- the LOC120896899 gene encoding uncharacterized protein LOC120896899 — protein sequence MVKIRSVVFAVCLTVAVSLFRPTTARPQFSFLGGIGVQTPVGGVHLGVPTGLTVNVGRQPVAPKSPAIVTPLSVVPQPIAESSGAPDEDLGTRFEGASESAPDVTEAPIHMEVTELSPPGEIPCQKVELPSDPSNETNADNEEGNTTELPCLGIGAGNRISPKQAALLSLVG from the exons ATGGTGAAGATACGATCGGTGGTGTTTGCTGTGTGTCTAACGGTGGCAGTGAGCCTCTTCCGTCCAACTACAGCACG ACCACAGTTTTCCTTCCTCGGAGGCATCGGAGTACAAACCCCAGTCGGTGGAGTACATTTGGGTGTACCGACGGGGCTTACCGTTAATGTGGGCCGGCAACCTGTGGCACCGAAAAGTCCAGCAATTGTAACGCCCTTGTCCGTAGTTCCACAACCAATCGCGGAGAGCAGTGGTGCTCCTGATGAAGATTTAGGCACGCGGTTTGAAGGAGCTTCCGAGAGTGCACCGGACGTAACGGAGGCACCAATTCACATGGAAGTGACCGAGCTTTCCCCGCCGGGCGAAATTCCCTGTCAAAAAGTGGAACTACCAAGTGATCcctcaaacgaaacaaacgctGACAATGAGGAAGGCAACACGACGGAGCTGCCGTGTCTAGGGATTGGTGCAGGCAACCGGATTAGTCCGAAACAGGCTGCATTACTGTCACTAGTTGGTTAG
- the LOC120897426 gene encoding endocuticle structural glycoprotein SgAbd-5-like, which yields MQQQVFAFLVLCTVVGAAVGAPVDSGATPYIVQYENNNAQSEGYIFGFELSDEQRRKEEGTIRYSKDEEGKDVQFVAVQGHYSYVGDDGRTYWVEYVADENGYRSRMGTGDYDTDRKLELSGGERKNRPFA from the exons ATGCAGCAGCAAGTGTTTGCCTTTCTAGTCCTCTGCACAGTAGTCGGAGCCGCTGTGGGAGCTCCCGTTGATTCTGGCGCAACACCATACATTGTGCAGTACGAAAACAATAACGCACAGAGCGAAGGATACATCTTTGG ATTCGAGTTGAGCGATGAGCAGCGGCGCAAGGAAGAGGGAACGATCCGGTACAGCAAGGACGAGGAAGGCAAAGATGTGCAGTTCGTCGCCGTCCAAGGACACTACTCGTACGTCGGAGACGATGGCCGCACGTACTGGGTGGAGTACGTTGCAGACGAGAACGGATATCGCTCCCGGATGGGCACCGGTGACTACGATACCGATCGCAAGCTCGAGCTGTCCGGCGGGGAGCGCAAGAATCGCCCATTCGCCTAG
- the LOC120897498 gene encoding endocuticle structural glycoprotein ABD-5-like, whose amino-acid sequence MKQFVVFASVCCVLLAGRVVLTAPAPQQGGAPAGQNPNDVQTVRYYSENNGLDGYKFTYELSDGQIRSEVGTYRDVKDAEGKDVKALFVQGSYSFVGPDGQTYWVNYTADENGYHPKVGTGPTGGIQAGQDAPVASA is encoded by the exons ATGAAACAGTTTGTGGTGTTTGCTAGTGTGTGCTGTGTCCTGCTGGCAGGACGCGTTGTGTTGACGGCCCCCGCGCCCCAGCAGGGCGGTGCGCCGGCCGGCCAGAACCCGAACGATGTGCAAACGGTGCGATATTACAGCGAAAACAATGGACTGGATGGTTACAAGTTTAC CTACGAGCTTAGCGATGGGCAGATCCGATCGGAAGTCGGCACCTACCGGGATGTGAAGGACGCCGAGGGCAAGGACGTGAAGGCGCTGTTCGTGCAGGGCTCGTACTCGTTCGTCGGTCCGGACGGCCAGACGTACTGGGTGAACTACACCGCCGACGAGAACGGTTACCATCCGAAGGTCGGCACCGGGCCAACGGGTGGAATTCAAGCGGGCCAGGACGCGCCAGTGGCCAGCGCCTAG
- the LOC120897370 gene encoding uncharacterized protein LOC120897370: protein MVSYRSYLALPYPKVIVQSGVSIGMPDESSLIVLFVDCRTRSFMYNTLSMILRDFNRIVRNGKYLVLVEDALLRHGNGSIPADLGHFFATYNIVYWCVTGFRHATVLQYSLYLARHVHTIGSKLTYAPVFEWRRGLWRYERSTINGIAFTSFPYVYLRGEEYRGIDVTVMFTIIKKLGYVLELRVVEPTDNSDSDVVHIVDSLSRIKDDIMLTRRHVDAGILPVVCIAEATYFCLVAPRAAEINLTQSLLRPFSYEVWLFIVGCAVAISVLNELSQYDTRMGVWLRWICSCPPLPSFYSTCFAVISSSLSSRISLR from the exons ATGGTAAGCTATCGAAGTTATCTCGCCCTGCCATATCCTAAAGTGATCGTACAGAGTGGCGTCTCCATCGGTATGCCCGATGAGTCAAGTTTGATTGTATTGTTCGTGGATTGCAGGACACGT AGCTTCATGTACAACACACTGAGCATGATCTTGCGTGACTTTAACCGAATCGTTCGGAACGGAAAGTACCTCGTGCTGGTAGAGGATGCTCTCCTGCGGCACGGAAATGGTTCGATTCCGGCCGATCTTGGACACTTCTTTGCAACGTACAACATCGTGTACTGGTGTGTGACGGGATTTCGGCATGCGACAGTGCTCCAGTACTCCTTATATCTTGCCCGACATGTTCACACGATCGGCAGCAAGCTGACATACGCACCGGTGTTTGAGTGGAGGCGAGGACTGTGGCGTTATGAGAGGTCAACAATCAACGGTATTGCGTTTACTTCATTTCCATACGTATACTTGCGAGGGGAAGAGTATCGTGGTATAGATGTTACTGTTATGTTCACTATCATAAAGAAACTTGGGTACGTATTGGAACTGCGCGTGGTAGAGCCGACGGACAATAGTGACAGTGATGTTGTGCATATAGTTGATAGTTTGAGTCGCATAAAGGACGACATAATGCTCACGCGCAGACACGTGGATGCGGGTATTCTGCCCGTTGTGTGTATTGCCGAAGCGACCTACTTTTGTCTGGTCGCTCCACGCGCTGCGGAGATCAACCTAACGCAATCGCTGTTGCGCCCGTTCTCGTACGAAGTGTGGCTGTTCATCGTGGGCTGTGCAGTGGCAATAAGTGTATTGAATGAGCTCTCGCAGTACGACACCCGGATGGGTGTGTGGCTGAGGTGGATCTGTTCCTGCCCCCCGCTGCCTTCGTTCTACAGCACCTGTTTCGCGGTCATTAGCTCTTCCTTATCGAGTCGTATCTCGCTACGGTGA
- the LOC120894425 gene encoding uncharacterized protein LOC120894425, producing the protein MNVNLRKLLVAAASCWLVLVCGSPERVAGAGQAATVDGILRSVVAVRTQLEPVAQNRLSQRTTPIRQGGLSCGGVIRVPGLQRLFNCVTPDRVVLQTAGAAPPVASSPQFTVEARVNDKPQQQSTVEIIASDQRATWSTYSDGTSSAIQGGNGPLYQGDPAIGANPLALIIPTQEQLQQFQQWQRPYQRSSKPVTTTTTTTTTAAPDVDEIYFPPSVDEPVPVLGTVRPTQHYTTAAPAGGSIAERVPWETSSWASVGGNTKDPSLEEEVTTEPPHEEEEEEHGLGNRIDHKLLLSLVG; encoded by the exons ATGAACGTGAACTTGAGGAAGCTACTCGTAGCCGCCGCTAGCTGCTGGTTGGTGCTCGTGTGTGGATCGCCCGAGCGGGTTGCAGGTGCCGGCCAGGCGGCCACCGTCGACGGTATACTGCGGTCGGTTGTTGCAGTACG TACCCAGCTGGAACCGGTGGCGCAGAATCGTTTGTCCCAGCGAACAACGCCGATTAGACAGGGAGGCTTGTCCTGCGGTGGAGTGATACGTGTGCCAGGACTGCAACGGTTGTTTAACTGTGTCACTCCCGATCGGGTTGTGTTGCAAACGGCGGGAGCAGCACCACCAGTAGCATCTTCTCCCCAGTTCACTGTAGAAGCGCGTGTAAACGATAaaccgcagcagcaaagcaCGGTGGAGATAATCGCCTCCGATCAGCGAGCGACATGGTCAACGTACAGTGACGGAACGTCTTCAGCGATACAGGGCGGCAACGGTCCCCTGTACCAAGGTGATCCGGCGATAGGTGCGAATCCTCTCGCACTGATCATCCCCACGCAAGAACAGTTGCAGCAATTCCAGCAGTGGCAACGACCGTACCAGCGTTCCAGCAAACCGGTGAcgaccaccacaaccacaaccaccaccgctgCTCCAGACGTGGATGAGATCTACTTCCCGCCAAGTGTTGATGAGCCGGTACCAGTGCTCGGAACGGTACGTCCTACGCAGCATTACACCACAGCGGCTCCTGCGGGAGGCTCGATCGCGGAACGGGTTCCGTGGGAAACGAGCAGTTGGGCCAGTGTGGGAGGCAACACGAAAGACCCGTCCCTGGAGGAGGAAGTAACGACCGAACCACCgcacgaggaggaggaagaggagcacGGGCTTGGCAATCGAATCGATCACAAGCTGCTTCTCTCGCTCGTTGGCTAA
- the LOC120896326 gene encoding uncharacterized protein LOC120896326, with product MKLLGNGGKCVGAGALVSYVAFVVVLLTVIGQGSAFYTVKHVVTERISNQTEFVSNVLSDELPLKIVEFSQYAYDWDRDTLKVNGKWVLNSPNDDYLYFVEYTEKIDKTAGFKEILNNLHSKGLITDIKRVERVKPQSFTFEKTFYFGKK from the exons ATGAAGCTCCTCGGTAACGGTGGCAAGTGTGTCGGAGCTGGTGCGCTGGTTAGCTACGTGGCTTTCGTTGTAGTTTTACTGACAGTGATCGGGCAGGGCAGTGCGTTCTACACGGTAAAGCACGTCGTGACGGAGCGCATCTCCAACCAGACGGAGTTTGTTAGCAATGTGCTTAGTGACGA ATTGCCGCTGAAGATCGTGGAGTTTTCGCAGTACGCGTACGATTGGGACCGCGATACGCTGAAAGTGAACGGGAAGTGGGTGCTCAACTCACCGAACGACGACTATCTGTACTTTGTGGAATACACCGAAAAGATTGAca AAACGGCAGGCTTCAAGGAAATTCTGAACAATCTTCACTCCAAGGGGCTCATTACCGACATAAAGCGAGTGGAGCGTGTGAAACCGCAATCGTTCACGTTTGAAAAGACGTTTTACTTTGGCAAAAAGTAG
- the LOC120897381 gene encoding uncharacterized protein LOC120897381 has translation MSYAFARGSPLTDVVAVYLRWMYEAGLMRLFHQDYEQYLQPNDYAHTLEDSLAFEHLMSLWVCVGIGLEKLTSYESYLALPYPKVIVQSGVSIGTPDETSLIVMYIDCSTLSNFHIQFKAIMRDFTRIVRNGKYIVLVEDAYLPKGNVAVAIELGSAFSTYNVVYWCVTGLHRATELQYTLFFASSVYFMNGPLAYAPAFEWNRGLLRNVTFDIYAQALITFPYTHFQGEHRSFCGIDVNIFDTIMERIGCQLKVRIIQPTDSRENDIADITGSLHRLKADAMMTRRHIYVGILPVVYIPDITYYCLVAPRTTQIDLTQSLLRPFSGAVWWFIVVCTVLISALNELSQQHTRLGRLAQQLFARQPIASFYRICFAFISFVLIESYLATVTSFFLAYRFVPDAKTLEEFFATGIPIRLQEGMDTFLNNLEPRLRDAIMARGVGASVCAPYSTQCAHLESFAMASYQISENVGIDPVSGRKRSYIVPEMVARYSYLSYAFARGSPLTDLVAMYLRWMYEAGLMGLFRHQYEQYLQPTVHVHTVVDSSLEFEHLMSLWICVSIGWGVSCGVFVVEMGHGWLQRVLKGRRQIAGNAGKQAWCKVASKTGPMAGTKSVK, from the exons ATGTCGTACGCGTTTGCCCGTGGCTCACCGCTGACCGATGTGGTAGCGGTGTACCTAAGGTGGATGTATGAGGCCGGGCTGATGCGTTTGTTTCATCAAGATTACGAGCAGTATCTGCAACCGAACGATTATGCACATACGCTTGAAGATTCGCTGGCGTTTGAGCATCTGATGTCGCTGTGGGTCTGTGTCGGTATCG GATTGGAAAAGCTTACCAGCTATGAGAGTTATCTTGCCTTGCCGTACCCAAAAGTGATCGTACAGAGCGGCGTCTCCATCGGCACACCCGATGAGACAAGCTTAATCGTAATGTACATCGATTGCAGCACATTG AGCAACTTTCACATCCAATTCAAAGCGATCATGCGTGACTTTACCAGGATCGTTCGGAATGGAAAGTACATCGTACTGGTGGAGGACGCGTACCTTCCTAAGGGCAATGTAGCGGTCGCAATCGAGCTTGGATCTGCGTTCTCAACGTACAACGTCGTGTACTGGTGTGTGACAGGGTTGCACCGGGCGACCGAGCTCCAGTACACGCTGTTCTTTGCGTCGAGCGTTTACTTCATGAACGGTCCACTGGCGTACGCACCGGCGTTTGAGTGGAACCGCGGCCTGTTGCGCAATGTCACGTTCGATATCTACGCCCAGGCATTGATAACCTTTCCCTACACCCACTTCCAGGGCGAACATCGATCGTTTTGTGGGATTGATGTGAACATTTTTGATACCATTATGGAACGGATCGGCTGTCAGCTGAAGGTGCGCATCATACAACCGACGGATAGTAGAGAAAATGATATCGCGGACATAACTGGCAGTTTGCATCGGTTGAAAGCGGACGCAATGATGACGCGCCGACACATCTATGTGGGTATTCTGCCCGTCGTGTACATCCCGGACATTACGTACTACTGTCTGGTAGCTCCACGCACTACGCAGATCGACCTGACGCAATCGTTGCTGCGTCCGTTCTCAGGCGCGGTTTGGTGGTTTATCGTAGTGTGCACGGTTTTGATAAGCGCATTGAATGAACTATCCCAGCAGCACACTCGGCTTGGGCGACTGGCGCAACAGCTTTTCGCTCGCCAACCGATCGCATCCTTCTATCGCATTTGTTTCGCGTTCATTAGCTTCGTCCTTATCGAGTCGTATCTCGCTACGGTGACATCCTTCTTTCTTGCCTACCGGTTCGTGCCGGATGCGAAAACGCTGGAGGAATTTTTCGCCACGGGCATACCGATAAGGTTGCAGGAAGGAATGGACACATTTTTGAACAATCTTGAACCACGCTTGAGGGATGCAATAATGGCGCGCGGTGTTGGCGCATCCGTGTGTGCGCCATACTCTACCCAGTGCGCTCATCTGGAAAGCTTCGCAATGGCTTCGTACCAGATCAGTGAAAACGTCGGCATTGATCCGGTTAGCGGTCGAAAGCGGTCATACATTGTGCCGGAAATGGTGGCAAGATACAGCTATTTATCGTACGCGTTTGCCCGTGGCTCACCGTTGACCGATCTGGTGGCGATGTACCTACGGTGGATGTATGAGGCCGGGCTGATGGGTTTGTTTCGGCACCAGTACGAGCAGTATCTGCAGCCGACCGTGCACGTACACACGGTGGTGGACAGTTCGCTGGAGTTTGAGCATCTGATGTCGCTGTGGATCTGTGTCAGTATCGGTTGGGGCGTATCGTGCGGTGTGTTTGTCGTGGAAATGGGTCACGGATGGCTGCAAAGAGTTCTAAAAGGAAGGCGTCAGATTGCTGGAAATGCTGGAAAACAGGCTTGGTGTAAAGTGGCCAGCAAAACGGGTCCAATGGCTGGTACGAAGAGTGTGAAATGA